The Chitinophagales bacterium genome contains the following window.
AGCGATACTGAAGTAATACTCTATGCCTATCAGCAGTGGGGTAAAGATTGTTTGCAGCGGTTCAATGGGATGTTTGCATTCGCTTTATTAGATAAGCGTAAAAATACTGTACTCTTGGCAAGAGACCATGCAGGTATCAAGCCATTGTATTATGGTGTTCGTAACGGACAGTTTTGTTTTGCTTCCGAAGTAAGGGCATTCACAGCTTTTGATCCATCCTGGCCGGAGAATAATGATTGGCGAAAATATTTTCTGCTCTTTGGTCATCTGCCAGAGCCAATCACCACACTACAAGATGTGCAGCCACTAGCTAAAGGGCATTGGTTGGAATACAACCTGCACACACATCAGTACCAAACAGGTAAGTTTTTTCAGCTATACTATAACTATACAATTCATGATGAGGAAACAGCAGTTGATAAAGTACGTGCTGTTTTACGTGAATCAGTGCAACGCCACCTAATTTCTGATGCACCCATTGGTCTCTTCCTGAGTGGTGGTTTGGATTCAAGTTTGTTAACCCTTTTGGCCAAACCTGTTGTTGGAGATAATTTGCATACACTCTCTATCGTATTTGAAAATGATAAGTTTTCTGAAAAACTCTATCAAGATATTGTGATTCAGGCCACAGGTGCACAACATCGTTCTTTCTTAGTAACTGAAAAAGATTTCTTCGACAATATGCCCGATATCATCAAAGCCATGGATCAGCCAAGCAATGATGGTATCAACTCTTATTTTATTTGTAGATATGCCAAGGCTTACGGACTCAAAGCAGTCTTGAGTGGTTTGGGTGCAGATGAATTGTTTGGGGGCTATCCCACGTTCAACAGAACCAATGTAGTGGCCTCTGTACGCTGGCTGCCCGATTTCATGTTTGCTGTAACCGGTATTTTTCCAGATGATAAGCGAAAGCGTTTCAGCTTTTTGCAGGTAGAGAAGGGCCTAGGAGAATATTTGTTCAATCGTGGATTCTTTCTGCCAGCGCAAGTCGCTTCTTTGCTGGATTGCACTGTGGCAGAAGTGGAATCTGCTTTAGAGAAAATCTTACTCCCTTCATTTGTAGAGAAGCTGCAACCGGAAGAGAAAGTCAGCTTCATGGAAGCCAATCTCTATATGCAGAATCAATTGTTGAAGGATACAGATTACATGAGTATGTGGCACAGTGTAGAAGTGCGCGTGCCATTTTTGGATAAGCAGTTGATGGAACTGGCCTACAGTATCAATCCGGATATTCGTTTCAATAGCAATCAGGGTAAGCATTTGTTGATTAAAGCTTTCAAGGATATCTTACCTGAACCTATCTGGAACAGACCGAAGCAGGGCTTTGTGTTTCCATTTGAACAATGGATGCAACATATCAATACCACACATATCCGTTCCAGATCACATAAGCAATTGCACAGGGGTTTGGTGAATGGTAAAATTCACTGGAGCCGATACTGGTGTTATTTACTCGCACAAAAAGATACCCATCTATTGGGTGCATTGGGAAGATCATGAGGGTTTTCTTTTTATATCTTACAGGATTTTCGCTAACAGGTGGTATCGAGAAATTCAATCGAAGCTTTCTGAAAGCTTTGCATGAGTTGAGTGTAGATGGCTATATGGATGCGGATGCTTGTTCTTCTTACGATAGTAAGCCTGATGAAAAATATTTTCCACGCAAGCGTTTCAAAGGTTTTGGTGGTAATAGGGTGGTGTTTACCATCTATGCCATCTTTGCAGCATTGCGTTATGATACTTTGATTGTGGGTCACATGAACCTTGCGGTAATTGCCGTTTTGGTGAAGCGAATGAAGCCTTCTATCCGCCTCGTATTAATTACACATGGTATTGAAGCTTGGAAAACACATACAGGTATCCGACTACGCTTATTGCAGATGGCTGATCATATTCTATCGGTTAGTCAGTTTACCAAACAGCAAATTCTTGATTTGAATCCCGGTATTGATGCTGATAAAATCAACATCTTCCACAATACCATCGATCCTTATTTTGCTGTGCCCAAGCAGTTTGATAAGCCAGCTTATTTGATGCAGCGTTATGGCTTATCAGAAGCAGTGAAGGTTTTGTTGACTGTAACGCGTTTGTCGTTCTCTGAGAAATACAAAGGCTACGATAATACGATTACTGTTTTGCCTGAAGTGGCAGCTTCTGTGGGACAAATCCGCTATTTCATATGCGGTAATCCGGAAAAGCAAGAACAAAAGCGTATCAAAGAATTGATCATTGATAAGAAAGCGGCTGCTTATGTGCAGATGCCAGGCTTTATTAAAGATGAAGAGTTAATTGATCACTATCTGTTGTCCGATTTATTTGTGATGCCATCAAAGAAAGAAGGTTTTGGTATTGTATTCATTGAAGCATTGGCTTGCGGTCGACCGGTAATCGCAGGCTCTAAAGATGGTAGTGCAGATGCTTTGCTGCAAGGTGAATTGGGTACTTTGATAGATCCGGATAACACCAAGGAATTAGAATCAGCAATCATTCAAAATCTGCAAACAGGCAATACAACACCTTTATCTATGCAGGAAAAAGTATTGCAGCATTTTGGTTTCAAGCAGTATAAGCAAAGATTACAGCATTATTTGGTAGGATGATGAACACGGAAGGACGTAAGCGGATTTTAGTACTTTATGAGTATTTCTACCCGGGCTATAAAGCAGGCGGACCTGTGCAGTCGCTCCAGAACATGGTATTGGCTTTACAAGACTATTATGATTTCTATGTGATTGCAAATGCTTACGATTTAAATGATACTGATTATTACAACGGTATTACTACGGATGATTGGAATGAAGTGGTTTTAACAAAGGATGCCAGAGCAATACAAGTTTGGTATGCTTCGCATAAAAGTCCAGGTATTGTACAATTGAAACAGATCATAGAAGAACTTCAGCCGCACAAAGTGTATATCAATGGTATGTTTGCAAGAAACATCATTCAGTATCCACTTTGGCTGCGCAAATTAGAAGCTATTGCTACAGACGATTTGATTGTCGCGCCGAGAGGTATGATACAAGAAGGCGCACTCGCTACCAAATCAACTAAGAAAAAAATTTATTTGGGCTTAATGCGTTCCTTAGGCTTGTTTGATCAATTGCACTGGCATGCAACTACTGCTGATGAAGCGAAAGATATTTATCGTGAATTTGGTGAAGCACAGCAAGTTGTTGTTGCCGGAAATATTCCAAGGAAGCCTATTGCAAAGTTTCAGCATTTGGAGAAGCATCCGGGACAGTTACAGCTATTATATCTCTCAGTAATTACAGCCAAAAAGCAATTGTTGGAAACCTTACAGGCTATGCTACAGATACCAGCTCATTATGCTTTACAATTCACCATTGCGGGGCCCATCAAGGAAGCTGATTACTGGGCAAAGTGTGAAGAGCTCATCAAACAAATGCCGTTGCATGTACAGGTAACATACGCTGGTGATATACATCCGCAACAAGTGCCTTCGATGATGCAACAGCACCATGCGCTGATTTTAATGAGCAAGGGAGAAAACTTTGGTCATGCATTATTCGAGTCCATGGCAGTGGGTAGGCCAATCATCACCAGTAGCCATACACCTTGGAATGATTTGCAAGTAAAGCAAGCCGGCTGGAATCTGGAATTAGCAGACCTGTCCAGTACAGTTGCACAGATTGCGATGATGGATCAGGAACAGTATGATGCTTTTTGTGGCGGGTCGCATCAGTTAGCAGTAAATTATTTTTCACAACAAGATTTTATACAACAGTATCAGCAATTGTTTGGCTAATGCCTTGCTGATAAAGGTTAATATAATACAACAATGATCATTCTTGGTATTAATGCATATCATGCAGATTCATCCGCCGCTATTTTCAAAGACGGACAGATGATTGCTGCTACAGAAGAAGAAAGATTCAGAAGGGTAAAACATTGGGCTGGCTTTCCATCCATGGCTATTGCTTTTTGTTTGAAAGAAGCCGGTGTTAGTTTGGAGGAGGTAGATCATATTGCAATTGGACGCGATCCCAAAGCAAAGTTTATACGCAAACTTTTTTTCTTCGCGTCAAGGCCTTTTGAAACAGCGCAGCACGCTTTTGAACGTTTCTCGAACCAACAACAAGTCGCCAGCTTGGAGCAGGAATTTGCCAAGCATTTTGGTATCAGTGCTTCAGCACTCAAGCAAAAAATTCATCAGGTAGAACACCATCGCAGTCATTTGGCTAGTGCTTTTTTTGCTTCACCTTTTGAAGAAGCTGCTGTACTGAGTATTGATGGTTCCGGAGATTTCTCAACCACTATGTTGGCTATTGGCAGAGGCAATCAGCTTGATGTGTTAGAGTCAATTGATTTTCCGCATTCTCTAGGTATTTTCTATACAGCTTTCACACAGTTGCTGGGCTTTCCGCATTATGGTGATGAATACAAGGTGATGGGTTTGGCACCTTATGGTGAACCCAAATATGTAGATGAGCTGCGTGATGTGGTGCAATTGATTCCAAATGGATTGTTCCGTTTGAATCTGGATTATTTCCGTTCTCCCGGTAAAGGATTTGTTGCGTACAACAATGACAATATTCCAGCCATTCCACAAGCGTTCAGCACAAAGATGGAATCAGTATTCGGTGCTGTGCGAAAAAAAGATGAACCACTGAAACAGGCACACAAAGATTTAGCAGCATCCGTACAGCGTATGGCTGAGCTGACCATCTTCCATGTGTTACACTATTTACATCAGCAAACTGGACTCACCAAAGTCTGTATTGCCGGTGGTGTGGCACAGAATAGTGTGGCTAACGGAAAGATCACCAGAAATACGCCTTTTAAAGAAGTTTATATTCCATCAGCCGGGCACGATGCGGGTATTTCCATGGGTGCTGCACAATATGTATATCATCAAACATTGAAAGCGCCAAGAGTAGCGCCCGTATTCTCTGCGTATACGGGTAGTCGCTTTGATAATGCCTATATCAAGTCTATGTTGGAGCAAAAAGGTATTGCATACAAAGAGATTCCTGATCCGGAATTATTCGACTACGTCTCTGATCGTTTGATTAATGCAGGTGTAGTGGGCTGGTTTAATGGGAGAGCAGAATTTGGTCCGCGTGCACTGGGTGCGCGTTCTATTCTCGCTGATCCAGGCAGGGCCGATGCAAAAGATTTATTGAATAGCAAGATCAAGCGCAGAGAGAGTTTTCGTCCCTTTGCACCTAGTATTCTCAAAGAGTATGTAGCAGAATATTTTGAGCTGGATGAGCCGGTACCTTTTATGGAGAAAGTATTTCCCATACGTGTAGAGAAAAGAACTATCATACCGGCTGTTACCCATGTGGATGGAACTGGTCGTCTGCAATCAGTAGATGCAGCAGTATCGCCTAGGTATTATGCATTGATTGATGCGTTTCGGAAAAAGAAAGGGATTCCTATCTTACTCAATACTTCCTTCAACGAGAACGAACCCATCGTGAATACACCTGAAGAAGCTTTGGATTGTTATCTCCGTACCCAGATGGATATGTTGGTGATGGAGAATATTGTGGTGGAGAGGAAATAAGAATTAAAAATTAACAATTAAGAATTGTTTAGGCTAATCGTCTATCGTCAATTGAAAATTGGCAATCGACAATAATCAATAACCAATTGAAAGTCTCCATCATCACCGCTACGTTTAATAGTGCTGCCACTGTGCTGGATACCCTGAAAAGTGTTCAGTCGCAAACCTGGCAGGAGCTGGAGCATATTGTGGTGGATGGTGCTTCTATAGATGATACGCTTCGTTTATTGGAAGCTGGCAAACACCGCGGGCCTTTTGTGAGCGAGCCTGATAAAGGCATTTATGATGCCATGAATAAGGGTATTCAAATGGCATCTGGAGAGATTGTAGGGATCCTGAATTCGGATGATGTATATGCCAATCCGACGATTATTGAAAAGGTGGTTCAGCTTTTTGAGCAAACCGGTGCCGATGCAGTTTATGGCGATTTATGGTATGTGGATGCAGCTGATATGCAGCGTGTAACTCGGAAATGGGTGGCGGGCACCTATCGCAGAGAAGCTTTTTTATATGGCTGGATGCCGCCGCACCCTACTTTTTTTGTGCGGAAAAGCGTCTATGCGCAATACGGTTTATTCAATCTGGATATGTATACAGCAGCTGATTATGAGTTGATGCTGCGGTTTTTGTATAAATATCAAATTCCCGCTGCATATTTGCCGGAAGTGATGGTGAAAATGCGGGTGGGTGGGGCCAGTAATCAATCCCTCAAAAACCGCCTCTTAGCCAATAAAGGCGATCGCCTGGCCTGGAAGGTGAACGGACTCAAACCTTACTGGTTCACTGTAACTTTGAAGCCGATCAGAAAGATCACACAATTCATTACATGAAGAAAGCACTTATAATTGGTGTTTCCGGACAGGATGGGGCATACTTGGCTGAGTTTTTGTTAAAACAAGGCTATGAAGTATTTGGTGGCTCCCGTGATGCTGGAGTCAATGCGTTCTCCTCTTTACAAAAAATCGGAATAAAAGAGAATGTAAAACCAGTATCAGTTAGTTTGATTGATTTTAGGAGCATTCTTCAAGTCCTTAATAAAATAAAGCCTGATGAAATTTATAACCTTTCGGGGCAGAGTTCTGTAGGATTATCTTTTGAGCAACCTGTTGAGACTTTGGAGAGTATTAGTGTTGGTACTTTAAATCTGCTTGAGGCTGTTAGGTATATTTCTTCACCGATAAAAATTTATAATGCTGGTTCAAGCGAATGTTTCGGTGATGCTATGGTTATGCCAGCTAATGAAGAAACACCTTTTAGACCACGAAGTCCTTATGCCGTGGCGAAAGCTGCAGCATTCTGGAAAGTATCCAATTACAGAGAAGCGTATAATATTTTTGCCAGTACTGGTATATTATTTAACCATGAGTCACCATTAAGACCCGAACGTTTCGTGACCAGAAAAATTATTAGATCAGCTTGTAGAATCAGTAAGGGAGAAAATTTGCGTCTTAAGTTGGGTAATCTGAATATAGAACGAGATTGGGGTTGGGCACCTGAATATGTTCAAGCAATGTGGTTAATGATGCAGCAAGATCAGCCTGATGACTTTGTGATTGCAACTGGTCGCTCTGTATCTCTACAGTATTTCGTCGATTATACTTTTCGTGCCCTAAATATGAATTACAAAGAATATGTGGATGTAGATACTTCTTTATTCAGACCTACTGATTTGTTATATGGAAAGGCGGATCCGTCCAAGGCCGAAAAAGTTTTAGGCTGGAGAGCAGCTACATTTGTTGAAAATGTGATTGACAAAATGATAGAATCTGAATTAAGCACATTTAAATAATTATGAAGAAAGCATTAATCACGGGTATTACGGGTCAGGACGGGGCATACTTGGCCGAACTGTTACTGAAGAAGGGCTATCAGGTGCATGGCATCAAGCGTAGAAGTTCTTTGTTCAACACCCAGCGTATCGATCATTTTTATGAAGATCCGCATATTGAAGACAGACACTTGCATTTACATTATGGCGATTTAACGGATAGTACCAACCTGATCCGCATCATTCAGGAAGTACAGCCGGATGAGATTTATAACCTGGCAGCCATGAGCCATGTGCACGTAAGTTTTGAAACACCGGAATACACGGCCAATGCCGATGGTATTGGTGCATTGAGAATATTGGAAGCGATTCGTTTACTCGGTCTCACCCAAAAAACCAAATTCTATCAGGCATCTACATCTGAGTTATATGGTTTGGTACAAGCCGTTCCACAGAGTGAGACTACGCCTTTTTATCCAAGAAGTCCGTACGCAGTAGCCAAACTTTATGCTTATTGGATTACCGTAAACTACCGAGAAGCATATAATATGTATGCCTGCAATGGTATTTTATTCAACCACGAATCACCGACCCGCGGGGAAACTTTTGTGACCAGAAAGATTACCCGTGGTGTAGCTAAGATTGCTTTGGGCTTACAGCAAACCATTTTCTTAGGCAACCTGGATGCACAGCGCGACTGGGGCCATGCCAAGGATTATGTAGAAGCGATGTGGCTCATGCTGCAGCAGGATACAGCAGAAGACTTTGTGGTAGCAACAGGTACGACGACCTATATCCGCGACTTTGTACGCATGGCTTTTGCAGAAGTGGGTGTGGAATTGGAGTTTAAAGGCACTGGCGAAGCAGAAGTGGGTGTTGTTGTCAATAATGGCGGTAACGATAAGATCAAGATCGGTCAGGAAGTGGTGAAAGTAGATCCAAGGTATTACCGCCCTACAGAAGTTGACCTCTTAATCGGCGACCCCACCAAAGCACAAACCAAGCTAGGCTGGAAGCCTAAATACACGCTGGCTTCAATGGTGAAGGAAATGGTAGCAAGTGATACAGAATTGTTCAAGAAAGAGCAGTTACTGAAAGAGAGCGGGTACCAGATTAAGAATGAATTTGAATAGAGCTAATGGCTGATGGTCGATAGACCATAGCAAAGGAATCAATGGAAAAAGCATCTAAGATATACATCGCCGGACACCGAGGAATGGTGGGAAGCGCACTCGTGCGCAAACTGGAGCAGGAAGGCTATAGCAATATTGTTACCAGAACCTCTAAGGACTTGGATCTGCGTAACCAGCAGGCAGTGGCGGACTTCTTTGCACAAGAAAAGCCGGACTATGTTTTTCTGGCTGCAGCCAAAGTGGGTGGTATCGTAGCGAATAATACCTACCGCGCAGAGTTTATCTATGATAACCTGATGATGGAGAGCAATATCATCCACCACAGCTATGTAAATGGCGTTAAGAAATTATTGTTCCTGGGTTCATCTTGTATCTATCCTAAACTGGCGCCTCAGCCACTGAAGGAGGAATACCTGCTCAGTGGTTATCTGGAATACACCAATCAGCCTTATGCAGTGGCTAAGATTGCAGGTATTGAGTTGTGCGATAGCTATCGTGCACAATATGGTTGCAATTTTATCTCGGCGATGCCAACGAATTTGTATGGCCCGAATGATAATTATGATTTAGAGAAAAGTCATGTATTACCAGCCATGCTGCGCAAGTTCATCACAGCAAAGCGTAACAATTTACCCGAAGTAGAATTATGGGGCACAGGCAGTCCGAGAAGAGAGTTCCTGCATGTAGATGATCTAGCCACAGCTTGTTTACACTTAATGGAACATTACAGTGAGCAGGGATTGGTGAATATTGGTACGGGCGAAGATGTAACGATCAAGGAATTGGCTGAGTTGATACAAGGTATCGTAGGGTATGCAGGCAATATCCGTTGGAACACCAACAAGCCAGATGGTACACCAAGAAAACTGATGGATGTAAGCAAGATCAACAGCTTCGGCTGGAAAGCCAGTATTGACCTGCCAACAGGCATTAAAATGGTATACGAATCAATCAAAGACACAAACTGGAACTAAATACTATGTCAAAGAAAATACTGATTACAGGAGGCGCAGGATTTATTGGCTCTCATGTAGTGCGTTTATTCGTGAATAAGTATCCTGATTACACGATTGTGAATCTGGATGCCTTGACTTATGCGGGAAATCTGGAGAATCTGAAAGATATTCAAGACAAACCTAATTATCGTTTTGAGCGTGTGAACTTGTTAGATGCAACTGCATTGGAAACTGTGTTCACGAAACACCATATCACCGATGTGGTGCATTTGGCTGCAGAAAGTCATGTGGATCGTTCTATCGTCTCACCATTAGATTTCGTATACACCAATGTGATTGGCACGGTGAACTTGTTGAATACCGCCAAGAATTGCTGGAAAGCTGATTTGGATCAACATCGTTTCTACCATATTTCTACAGATGAAGTATATGGTACATTGGGTGAGACTGGTTTGTTTACCGAACAAACGGCTTACGATCCAAGATCTCCTTATTCAGCTAGTAAAGCAGCATCCGATCACTTTGTGCGTGCTTATGGCGAAACCTACCACATGCAGGTGGTGGTATCGAACTGCTCCAATAATTATGGTCCTTATCATTTCCCTGAGAAATTGATTCCGCTCTTCATTCATAATATCATCAACAACAAACCATTGCCTGTATATGGTGATGGCTTGTACACACGCGATTGGTTGTATGTAAAAGACCACGCATTGGCAATTGATTTGATTTTCCACAAGGGTAAATCAGGCGATACCTATAATATTGGTGGCTTTAACGAGTGGAAGAATATTGATCTGGTGAAAATCTTGTGCAAACTGATGGATGAGAAACTGGGTAGAACACCAGGCACCAGCGAACAGTTGATTACTTATGTAAAAGACAGACCTGGTCACGACAGACGTTATGCGATTGATGCCAGTAAAATCAATAAAGAACTGGGTTGGAAACCAACTGTTACTTTTGAGCAGGGCTTAGCAGAAACCATTGACTGGTATTTAAGCAACACAGAATGGTTAAACCATGTAACAAGTGGTGCTTACCAGCAGTATTACGAGAACATGTACGCAAACAGATAAGATGCAGGTAGAACAGACGAAATTGAAAGATTGCTATTTAATCAAAGACACAGTCTTTGGTGATGCGCGAGGTTATTTCTTTGAGAGCTTTAATCAGCAACGTTTTGCTGAGCTTACTGGCATCGATGTGCAGTTTGTGCAGGATAACCAATCTAAATCAGGCTATGGCGTACTGCGTGGCCTGCATTATCAGGTAGGTGAACATGTGCAGGCTAAGTTGGTGCGTGTACTACATGGTAAAGTATTGGATGTGGTGGTCGACTTACGTAAAGAATCCCCCAGCTTTGGTCAGTACTTAGCTGTTGAATTAAGTGAAGAGAATCATCTGCAGTTGTTTGTGCCACGTGGGTTTGCGCATGGGTTTTCTGTGCTGAGTGAAACAGCCGTATTCTTCTATAAGTGCGATAACTATTACAATAAAGATGCAGAGGGCGGTATCATGTACAATGATCCTGCTTTCAATATCGATTGGCAGATTCCTGCTGAGTCAGTACTCCTTTCTGAAAAAGATAAGACGCAGCTTTCTTTTGCAGAAGCCATCAAAACCTTGAATTTCTAAATCATGAAAGGCATTATACTCGCCGGAGGTTCCGGCACACGTTTGTATCCCATCACAAAGGCTATCAGTAAGCAGTTGATGCCTATCTACGACAAGCCGATGATTTATTATCCGCTGTCGATCCTGATGTTGGCGGGTATCAAAGAAATCCTCATCATCACAACACCGGAAGATCAGTCGCAATTCCAGCGTCTGCTAGGTGATGGTAGTGATGTTGGCTGTCGCTTTGAATATGCGGTGCAGGAAGTGCCTAATGGACTTGCACAAGCTTTTGTGATTGGTGCACCTTTCATCGGAAAGGATAAAGTGGCCCTGATTTTGGGTGACAATATTTTCTATGGTGCGGGCTTCAGCAAATTGGTTCAATCCTTTAACGATGTGGAAGGTGCAGCAGTGTTTGCTTATGAAGTGCACGATCCTGAGCGTTATGGTGTAGTGGAGTTTGACGAGCAGTTTAAAGCAATCAGTATTGAGGAGAAGCCCAAAGCGCCTAAGTCGAATTATGCCGTACCCGGACTTTACTTCTATGATAATGAGGTAGTGGATATTGCTGCCAATATCAAACCCTCACCAAGGGGTGAGTACGAGATTACCGACGTGAACAATGAATACCTCAGAAGGGGCAAGCTTCAGGTTGGAGTGATGAACAGGGGTACTGCTTGGTTGGATACCGGAACTTTCGACTCTTTGAGCGATGCTTGTGAGTTTGTTCGCGTAATTGAGAAGCGCCAGAGCCAGAAAATAGGTTGCATTGAGGAGATTGCCTACCGTATGGGCTTTATCGATCATGCACAGCTACTGTTACTGGCCGATCGTTATGCCAAGAGTGGCTACGGGGAGTATCTAAGAAAGGTGAAGAAGTAGGAAAACGGCATTTGTAGAAAATATTTACTGAATCCGACTTAAACAGTTTAACAAAGCTGTGTGGGTCGGATTTTTAATTTGTCAGATTCATGAATTTGTTTAACTTAAATTTATAAATAGTATATTTTTTTAATCTGATAGGCTGGAATATTCAAGATTAGAATAAAATAGTTAAACAAAATTCTTTCTACTCTGTTTTATTGATATGAACGCGTTCACCATTAAGGATTTAGAAAACCTCTCAGGCATCAAAGCCCATACGATCCGTATTTGGGAGCAGCGTTACACGTTCCTGAATCCTCAGCGAACAGAAACCAATATTCGTTACTATTCCAATGATGAGTTGAAGACGGTATTGAATATTGCTCTGCTGAACAAATACGGTTATAAGATTTCCCATATTGATAAGATGTCTGAAGAAGAGATGAAAGAGAAGATTCTCTCCTTGTCTCAGGCGCAGGCACAACAGGAACGTATTGTAAACGACTTGATCCACTACATGGTGGACCTGCGTTTAG
Protein-coding sequences here:
- the asnB gene encoding asparagine synthase (glutamine-hydrolyzing); amino-acid sequence: MCRIAGIISAKQNIQEVTILRMRDAMQHGGPDDAGIYIDTDHPLAFGHRRLSLIDLSALGHQPMQDASGQLILIFNGEIYNFQVIRTELEQLGYSFRSHSDTEVILYAYQQWGKDCLQRFNGMFAFALLDKRKNTVLLARDHAGIKPLYYGVRNGQFCFASEVRAFTAFDPSWPENNDWRKYFLLFGHLPEPITTLQDVQPLAKGHWLEYNLHTHQYQTGKFFQLYYNYTIHDEETAVDKVRAVLRESVQRHLISDAPIGLFLSGGLDSSLLTLLAKPVVGDNLHTLSIVFENDKFSEKLYQDIVIQATGAQHRSFLVTEKDFFDNMPDIIKAMDQPSNDGINSYFICRYAKAYGLKAVLSGLGADELFGGYPTFNRTNVVASVRWLPDFMFAVTGIFPDDKRKRFSFLQVEKGLGEYLFNRGFFLPAQVASLLDCTVAEVESALEKILLPSFVEKLQPEEKVSFMEANLYMQNQLLKDTDYMSMWHSVEVRVPFLDKQLMELAYSINPDIRFNSNQGKHLLIKAFKDILPEPIWNRPKQGFVFPFEQWMQHINTTHIRSRSHKQLHRGLVNGKIHWSRYWCYLLAQKDTHLLGALGRS
- a CDS encoding glycosyltransferase family 4 protein — its product is MRVFFLYLTGFSLTGGIEKFNRSFLKALHELSVDGYMDADACSSYDSKPDEKYFPRKRFKGFGGNRVVFTIYAIFAALRYDTLIVGHMNLAVIAVLVKRMKPSIRLVLITHGIEAWKTHTGIRLRLLQMADHILSVSQFTKQQILDLNPGIDADKINIFHNTIDPYFAVPKQFDKPAYLMQRYGLSEAVKVLLTVTRLSFSEKYKGYDNTITVLPEVAASVGQIRYFICGNPEKQEQKRIKELIIDKKAAAYVQMPGFIKDEELIDHYLLSDLFVMPSKKEGFGIVFIEALACGRPVIAGSKDGSADALLQGELGTLIDPDNTKELESAIIQNLQTGNTTPLSMQEKVLQHFGFKQYKQRLQHYLVG
- a CDS encoding glycosyltransferase family 4 protein; this translates as MMNTEGRKRILVLYEYFYPGYKAGGPVQSLQNMVLALQDYYDFYVIANAYDLNDTDYYNGITTDDWNEVVLTKDARAIQVWYASHKSPGIVQLKQIIEELQPHKVYINGMFARNIIQYPLWLRKLEAIATDDLIVAPRGMIQEGALATKSTKKKIYLGLMRSLGLFDQLHWHATTADEAKDIYREFGEAQQVVVAGNIPRKPIAKFQHLEKHPGQLQLLYLSVITAKKQLLETLQAMLQIPAHYALQFTIAGPIKEADYWAKCEELIKQMPLHVQVTYAGDIHPQQVPSMMQQHHALILMSKGENFGHALFESMAVGRPIITSSHTPWNDLQVKQAGWNLELADLSSTVAQIAMMDQEQYDAFCGGSHQLAVNYFSQQDFIQQYQQLFG
- a CDS encoding carbamoyltransferase; this translates as MIILGINAYHADSSAAIFKDGQMIAATEEERFRRVKHWAGFPSMAIAFCLKEAGVSLEEVDHIAIGRDPKAKFIRKLFFFASRPFETAQHAFERFSNQQQVASLEQEFAKHFGISASALKQKIHQVEHHRSHLASAFFASPFEEAAVLSIDGSGDFSTTMLAIGRGNQLDVLESIDFPHSLGIFYTAFTQLLGFPHYGDEYKVMGLAPYGEPKYVDELRDVVQLIPNGLFRLNLDYFRSPGKGFVAYNNDNIPAIPQAFSTKMESVFGAVRKKDEPLKQAHKDLAASVQRMAELTIFHVLHYLHQQTGLTKVCIAGGVAQNSVANGKITRNTPFKEVYIPSAGHDAGISMGAAQYVYHQTLKAPRVAPVFSAYTGSRFDNAYIKSMLEQKGIAYKEIPDPELFDYVSDRLINAGVVGWFNGRAEFGPRALGARSILADPGRADAKDLLNSKIKRRESFRPFAPSILKEYVAEYFELDEPVPFMEKVFPIRVEKRTIIPAVTHVDGTGRLQSVDAAVSPRYYALIDAFRKKKGIPILLNTSFNENEPIVNTPEEALDCYLRTQMDMLVMENIVVERK
- a CDS encoding glycosyltransferase encodes the protein MKVSIITATFNSAATVLDTLKSVQSQTWQELEHIVVDGASIDDTLRLLEAGKHRGPFVSEPDKGIYDAMNKGIQMASGEIVGILNSDDVYANPTIIEKVVQLFEQTGADAVYGDLWYVDAADMQRVTRKWVAGTYRREAFLYGWMPPHPTFFVRKSVYAQYGLFNLDMYTAADYELMLRFLYKYQIPAAYLPEVMVKMRVGGASNQSLKNRLLANKGDRLAWKVNGLKPYWFTVTLKPIRKITQFIT
- a CDS encoding GDP-mannose 4,6-dehydratase, with product MKKALIIGVSGQDGAYLAEFLLKQGYEVFGGSRDAGVNAFSSLQKIGIKENVKPVSVSLIDFRSILQVLNKIKPDEIYNLSGQSSVGLSFEQPVETLESISVGTLNLLEAVRYISSPIKIYNAGSSECFGDAMVMPANEETPFRPRSPYAVAKAAAFWKVSNYREAYNIFASTGILFNHESPLRPERFVTRKIIRSACRISKGENLRLKLGNLNIERDWGWAPEYVQAMWLMMQQDQPDDFVIATGRSVSLQYFVDYTFRALNMNYKEYVDVDTSLFRPTDLLYGKADPSKAEKVLGWRAATFVENVIDKMIESELSTFK
- the gmd gene encoding GDP-mannose 4,6-dehydratase, whose protein sequence is MKKALITGITGQDGAYLAELLLKKGYQVHGIKRRSSLFNTQRIDHFYEDPHIEDRHLHLHYGDLTDSTNLIRIIQEVQPDEIYNLAAMSHVHVSFETPEYTANADGIGALRILEAIRLLGLTQKTKFYQASTSELYGLVQAVPQSETTPFYPRSPYAVAKLYAYWITVNYREAYNMYACNGILFNHESPTRGETFVTRKITRGVAKIALGLQQTIFLGNLDAQRDWGHAKDYVEAMWLMLQQDTAEDFVVATGTTTYIRDFVRMAFAEVGVELEFKGTGEAEVGVVVNNGGNDKIKIGQEVVKVDPRYYRPTEVDLLIGDPTKAQTKLGWKPKYTLASMVKEMVASDTELFKKEQLLKESGYQIKNEFE
- a CDS encoding GDP-L-fucose synthase, which gives rise to MEKASKIYIAGHRGMVGSALVRKLEQEGYSNIVTRTSKDLDLRNQQAVADFFAQEKPDYVFLAAAKVGGIVANNTYRAEFIYDNLMMESNIIHHSYVNGVKKLLFLGSSCIYPKLAPQPLKEEYLLSGYLEYTNQPYAVAKIAGIELCDSYRAQYGCNFISAMPTNLYGPNDNYDLEKSHVLPAMLRKFITAKRNNLPEVELWGTGSPRREFLHVDDLATACLHLMEHYSEQGLVNIGTGEDVTIKELAELIQGIVGYAGNIRWNTNKPDGTPRKLMDVSKINSFGWKASIDLPTGIKMVYESIKDTNWN